From Polynucleobacter paludilacus:
GCCATATCGTCATCAGACAAATAGGTGATGTGACCAACCATACGCGCAAGCTTCAGACCAGACTTGGGGATGACATTGTGCACGTAGTAATTGCCACCATGAAAATCAGGATCTGACAAAATCGCATTTCGTGCTACTTCATTAAATGCAATATTTTGTGCACTCAGTTTAGGTGTTGAAGCAATGACGATGCAATGATCGATACGCTTCGGAAATTGAATGGCCCAGGCCATCGCTTGCATACCGCCTAAACTTCCGCCCATCACTGCTGCAAATTTACGAATACCTAATTTATCGGCAAGTCTAGCCTGAGTGTTTACCCAGTCTTCTACCGTAATGACTGGAAAATCAGCGCCATAAGGTTTGCCTGTTGCAGGATTAGTACTCATTGGTCCAGTTGAACCAAAACAAGAGCCCAAATTATTTACGCCAATGACAAAAAAATGATCTGTATCTATTGGCTTACCTGGACCAATCATGTTGTCCCACCAGCCAATATCTTGAGGGTCATCAGGATTTGGCCCTGCAACATGATGCGATGCATTTAAGGCATGACAGACTAATACAGCATTACTTTTACCGGGATTGAGTCGACCGTAAGTTTCAATAACTAAATCGTAACCCGCCAATATGGCGCCACTCTGCAAAGGCAAGGGCTCGGCAAAATGGATAGTATTTCTAGAGAGATGTAACTCGCTCATTCGGACAGAAGAATGCGCAGACTGATGTCAGATGCATCGGTTGGTAGTTTTTTGAAACCACTTCGTGCAAATCGATGCCAGCGCCCTAAAACAAAGCTCATCAACATCGCCGCCCGAATGCTTACCTCGTCCTGACTCACCTGAGACCAAGCCCCGCCCTGAGTCTGGGCAATTCGCAAGGCTTGCTTCAAGGAGGCCTCTACACGATCAAGCACTTGGGTAATGCGTTCTTGCAAACGATCATCCTCTTGCAATAAAGCATCTCCTAAAAGCACACGTGTCATACCAGGATTTTTTTCAGCAAAGAATAAAAGCATTTGCAAAATGCCGCGAGCCTGAGCAAGGCCAGACTCTTCTTTTTGGTTAATTTGATTAATCAGCCCAAAGACAGTTTGCTCAATAAAAGCAATTAAGCCTTCAAACATTTGCGCCTTGCTGGCGAAATGACGATAGAGTGCAGCCTCTGAAACTTGAATCTTCGCCGCCAAAGCTGCAGTAGTGACTCGCTCACCTTTGGGGTTTTGCAACATCTCAGCCAGAACCTGCAATATTTGTAAGCGACGCTCGCCAGGACGCGGACGTTTGCGCGTCTTATCAGCATCCATATTGCTCGCTGGATTCAAAGAATCTGGCATCTCTTATCGCTTATTCAATGTCTATCGAGAACGAATCATCGTTCCGAAAGCTTGCTCAGTCAAAATTTCTAGCAATAGGGAGTGTTCAATTCTGCCATCAATAATATGAACTGAATTCACACCACTTTTAGCTGCATCTAGCGCAGAGGAAATCTTAGGCAACATGCCCCCAGAAATCGTTCCGTCTGCAAATAATTCATCAATCTCGCGGGCTGTTAAATCCGTCAAGAGCTTGCCATTCTTATCGAGTACGCCAGGAATATTGGTCATCATCACTAATTTCTCGGCATGCAAAATTTCAGCCATCTTGCCAGCCACCAAATCTGCATTAATGTTGTAGGCTTGACCCTCTTCGCTAAATCCAATTGGGGAAATGACTGGAATAAAAGCATCGTCTTGGAGGGCCTTCACTACCGCAGGATTAATGGCTTCAATCTCACCTACAAAGCCAATATCAATATTCTCACCGCGCTTATTTTCATCAGGTACTAATAGTTTTCTAGCATGAATTAAGCCACCATCTTTTCCAGTTAAGCCAACTGCTTGACCGCCAAAATGATTAATCAACATCACGATATCTTGTTGCACTTCACCACCTAGAACCCACTCAACCACTTCCATGGTTTCTTCATCGGTGACGCGCATACCTTGAATAAAGGTGCCAACTTTGCCAATCTTTTTGAGTGCTTCATCAATCTGTGGTCCGCCTCCATGAACCACTACCGGGTTCATGCCAACGAGTTTGAGCAAAATCACATCACGTGCAAAACTTTCTTTCAGGCGCTCTTCAACCATCGCATTGCCGCCGTACTTAATCACAATAGTCTTGCCGTGATATTGGCGAATGTATGGCAATGCTTCGGCCAGAATCTCCGCCTTCAAAATTGGCGGAATATCGGCGAGCGTAGGCAAGGAATTGGTCATCAGAAAAGCGATTTATTCGCCAAATAGTTTTTGACGCAGCTCGCGACGCTCTTGCGCCTCAAGCGATAAGTTCGCGGTAGGTCTCGCGATTAAGCGCGATAGGCCAATAGGTTCGCCAGTCTCTTCACACCAGCCGTAGTCTCCTGACTCAATACGGGCCAGGGCTTGCTCAACTTTTTTCAAGAGTTTGCGTTCGCGATCACGGGTCCGCAATTCAAGCGCATGCTCTTCTTCAATCGTTGCCCGATCAGCTGGATCAGGAACCAAAATGTTTTCACGAAGATGCTCGGTAGTCTCCGAAGCATTCTTCAAGATATCGTCTTTGAGGGTTAAAAGCTTTTGACGGAAAAAATCCAATTGAGCGGCATTCATGTACTCCTTCTCGGACATCTTCATTAAAGTGTCCTCAGTGAGTGGGGCACCTTTAACTGCTTTGCTGGCTGTTTTAGCTGCTGCAGGTTTTGTTGCTGTTTTTACCGTCATTTCATTCTTTCCTGGGTTTGAAGCATTATTGCCTCATTCTGCCAAAGTTTTGCGACCTTTTATCAATATTTACTGTGGCGGTGGATTGTATCGGAATCCGGCTCAGACCAAGCAGCCTTCTAGGCCAGCCAGCAATGTGTCCTTCGGCAGATCAATCCCAATGAAGACCATGCGGGTTTGTTTAGGCTCAGAGCCCCAAGGGCCGGCTAAATCGCTGCCCATCATCTGATGAACCCCCTGAAAAACCACCTTGCGGGGGCTCCCCTTGACATATAAGACCCCCTTATAGCGCAGCATCTTCTCACCAAATACCTCCAAAATGCCGCCCAGGAAGTCTTCTAGCTTTTGATGATCAAAGGGTTTATCACTACGAAATACGAAAGACTGGATGCGATCTGTGTGTCCTGCGTGCCCATGATGATCGTGTGCATGGTCGTGGTCATGATGATGGTGCTCATGATCATGACTGTGGTCATGCCCACAAGTACTGTGATCATGATCTTCTTGCTCCAGAAAATGAGGATCAATGTCTAATTTGGCATTGAGATTGAAGCCTTTGAGGTCCAGCACCGCATTTAAAGGAACAATCCCTTTGGCAATCCCCTGAATTGGTGCACGGGGATTCATATGCATTAAGCGATTCTTCAGAGCCTCCACTTCAGCCTGGCTAACCAGATCCGTTTTGGTGATGAAGATTTGATCGGCAAAGCCTACCTGTCGCTGAGCCTCTTCATGCTCAGAAAGCTGTTGTTGGCCATGCTTGGCATCCACCAGCGTCACCACTGCGTCTAAGACATAGTGATCCGCAACATCATCATCCATAAAGAAGGTCTGGGCTACAGGTCCTGGGTTGGCAACCCCCGTAGTTTCAATGACGACCCGATCAAAGCTGATTTTTTTGTCTTTACGCTCTTGCCAGAGCGCATTGAGGGCCTCAACTAAGTCCCCGCGGATTGTGCAGCAAATGCAGCCATTGCTCATTTGCACAATATTTTCTTGATGATCTTGAACCAAAATATCGTTATCGATATTTTCCTCACCAAATTCGTTTTCAATCACGGCAATTTTCTTGCCGTGTTGCTCGGTCAAAATATGTTTGAGGAGAGTAGTTTTACCGCTGCCTAAAAAGCCGGTCAGGATTGTTACAGGAATTAATGCCATCACAGGTCCATTCAAAATTCAGATTTCCCACAAAGGGAAACTCATATATTACCGAGTTGCTTAGCCTTTGCCTACTTTTGCACGTGGGTGGGCTTTGTCATAGGCCTGAGCTAAATGCTGGAAATCCAAAGAGGTATAAATTTGGGTACTGGCGATACTGGCATGACCCAACATCTCCTGCACCGCCCTTAAATCTTGGGATGATTGCAAAACGTGACTAGCGAAGCTGTGCCGCATCATATGAGGATGCACATGGGTTGGAAGCCCCGCCCTCATCGCCAGGCTTTTCAGGCGTGATTGAACTGTTCTAGGTGATAGGCGAACCCCATTAGCTGAGATAAACAAGGCGATTGATTGAGTGGCATGAGGTGATGCATCACGCAGATCTCTCCAGGCCTTCAAGGAGCTCATGGCAGGGACGCCCACCGGGACAGAGCGTCGCTTACCACCCTTTCCTAATACTGTCACCTCAGCAGCATTCCAGTCCAGCCAGCCAGCCGACTCCTGTTGGCGATCCTTGCTCTGCAATACATCAATCCCCAACAACTCTGAAAGACGCAATCCCGATGAATACAGAAGATCGATTAGCGCTGCATCACGAACGGTTTCCAAATCGTTTTTCTCTTGAGCCTCACGCACTGCCTGATTAACCAAAGCCAAAGCCTGCTCAACGGAGAGCGCTTTGGGTAATGACTTCAATCGCTTGGGGGCTTTGACATCGTCTACAGGATTGACAAGCAAACTGTGCTTTGCTGAACGCGCATCCTTCTCAGTTATCCAGTCGAACCATCCTCGCCATGCAGAAAGCGCCCTAGCAATAGTTCTGGATGATTTGCCTTTGGCATGTAACTTACCCGCCCAGCGTCGAATATGCGCATTGCTGACTTTCAGTAATTCAACAGCATCCTCAACAGCAAAATTTTGCAGAGTAGAAAGATCTTGGCCATACGCCTTTAGCGTATGTGGTGAAAGTTGACGTAATACATGTAGCTCATGCAAATACTCTTGCATCAGCGGATGAAGCGGCTGAGTTTCAGCTGCCGCTGTCTTCATATGCTTTAACACGGTCCAAAGCTGCAGCAGTGAGTTCTGCAATCTGCTTTAAATAGAAGGCGCCCATATCTGCCGTAAAACGGGTTTCATCCTTGCTAGCCAACAGCAGGACAGCTGGAGAGTGAGGAGTTGACGCGTGTTTCGCAATTG
This genomic window contains:
- the slmA gene encoding nucleoid occlusion factor SlmA, which translates into the protein MPDSLNPASNMDADKTRKRPRPGERRLQILQVLAEMLQNPKGERVTTAALAAKIQVSEAALYRHFASKAQMFEGLIAFIEQTVFGLINQINQKEESGLAQARGILQMLLFFAEKNPGMTRVLLGDALLQEDDRLQERITQVLDRVEASLKQALRIAQTQGGAWSQVSQDEVSIRAAMLMSFVLGRWHRFARSGFKKLPTDASDISLRILLSE
- the argB gene encoding acetylglutamate kinase, which gives rise to MTNSLPTLADIPPILKAEILAEALPYIRQYHGKTIVIKYGGNAMVEERLKESFARDVILLKLVGMNPVVVHGGGPQIDEALKKIGKVGTFIQGMRVTDEETMEVVEWVLGGEVQQDIVMLINHFGGQAVGLTGKDGGLIHARKLLVPDENKRGENIDIGFVGEIEAINPAVVKALQDDAFIPVISPIGFSEEGQAYNINADLVAGKMAEILHAEKLVMMTNIPGVLDKNGKLLTDLTAREIDELFADGTISGGMLPKISSALDAAKSGVNSVHIIDGRIEHSLLLEILTEQAFGTMIRSR
- a CDS encoding tyrosine recombinase XerC — protein: MKTAAAETQPLHPLMQEYLHELHVLRQLSPHTLKAYGQDLSTLQNFAVEDAVELLKVSNAHIRRWAGKLHAKGKSSRTIARALSAWRGWFDWITEKDARSAKHSLLVNPVDDVKAPKRLKSLPKALSVEQALALVNQAVREAQEKNDLETVRDAALIDLLYSSGLRLSELLGIDVLQSKDRQQESAGWLDWNAAEVTVLGKGGKRRSVPVGVPAMSSLKAWRDLRDASPHATQSIALFISANGVRLSPRTVQSRLKSLAMRAGLPTHVHPHMMRHSFASHVLQSSQDLRAVQEMLGHASIASTQIYTSLDFQHLAQAYDKAHPRAKVGKG
- the metX gene encoding homoserine O-succinyltransferase MetX, whose product is MSELHLSRNTIHFAEPLPLQSGAILAGYDLVIETYGRLNPGKSNAVLVCHALNASHHVAGPNPDDPQDIGWWDNMIGPGKPIDTDHFFVIGVNNLGSCFGSTGPMSTNPATGKPYGADFPVITVEDWVNTQARLADKLGIRKFAAVMGGSLGGMQAMAWAIQFPKRIDHCIVIASTPKLSAQNIAFNEVARNAILSDPDFHGGNYYVHNVIPKSGLKLARMVGHITYLSDDDMAEKFGRELQRPDGESNDYRFSFDVEFEVESYLRHQGEKFSKYFDANTYLLITRALDYFDPARRYEGSLQRALAEVQAKFLVVSFTTDWRFPPNRSREIVQALLGNKSEVSYAEIDAPHGHDAFLLDDPRYHHLIRAYFDQMHEARR
- a CDS encoding CobW family GTP-binding protein — its product is MALIPVTILTGFLGSGKTTLLKHILTEQHGKKIAVIENEFGEENIDNDILVQDHQENIVQMSNGCICCTIRGDLVEALNALWQERKDKKISFDRVVIETTGVANPGPVAQTFFMDDDVADHYVLDAVVTLVDAKHGQQQLSEHEEAQRQVGFADQIFITKTDLVSQAEVEALKNRLMHMNPRAPIQGIAKGIVPLNAVLDLKGFNLNAKLDIDPHFLEQEDHDHSTCGHDHSHDHEHHHHDHDHAHDHHGHAGHTDRIQSFVFRSDKPFDHQKLEDFLGGILEVFGEKMLRYKGVLYVKGSPRKVVFQGVHQMMGSDLAGPWGSEPKQTRMVFIGIDLPKDTLLAGLEGCLV
- the dksA gene encoding RNA polymerase-binding protein DksA; amino-acid sequence: MKMSEKEYMNAAQLDFFRQKLLTLKDDILKNASETTEHLRENILVPDPADRATIEEEHALELRTRDRERKLLKKVEQALARIESGDYGWCEETGEPIGLSRLIARPTANLSLEAQERRELRQKLFGE